In Blastopirellula sp. J2-11, a single genomic region encodes these proteins:
- a CDS encoding cofactor-independent phosphoglycerate mutase, whose translation MKYAIIIPDGCADEPQESLGGKSPLAAANTPNMDAIAVAGAVGRANNVPAHLPAGSDVANLSLLGYNPNEYFTGRAPLEAAAQGIALAAEDWAIRCNLVTVQDQTMRSFTAGHITSEEAAQLLKALQAELGGDLLEFVPGVSYRNLLLYRGEKSPAPFSPDTRTTPPHDLTDKSVADDYPRGPGSDLLSELMSRSVEIFADHPVNQKRIAAGKPPATNVWLWGIGKRPALKSFQEVYGRSGKMITAVDLLRGLAALVGWDRIEVPGATGYTDTDYAAKGKYAIDALPTTDIICVHVEAPDEASHEGDAAAKIKALEEIDRHIVGPLHEALKKQGDYRILVTPDHPTPVRTKTHSHGFVPLTICGTGVSTDEYSTYDEENAGRSALSFDDGWRMMRHFLDS comes from the coding sequence ATGAAATACGCCATCATTATTCCCGACGGTTGCGCTGACGAACCTCAAGAATCGCTCGGCGGAAAATCGCCGCTCGCCGCCGCCAACACGCCCAACATGGACGCGATCGCCGTCGCCGGCGCCGTCGGCCGCGCGAACAACGTGCCGGCGCATTTGCCCGCCGGCAGCGACGTGGCGAATCTCAGCCTGCTGGGTTACAACCCGAACGAATACTTCACGGGGCGCGCTCCGTTGGAAGCGGCCGCCCAGGGCATCGCGCTGGCCGCCGAAGATTGGGCGATTCGCTGCAATCTGGTCACGGTGCAAGATCAGACGATGCGCAGCTTCACCGCTGGTCATATCACCAGCGAAGAAGCGGCCCAACTGCTGAAGGCGTTGCAAGCAGAACTGGGCGGCGATCTGCTCGAATTCGTCCCCGGCGTCAGCTACCGCAATCTGTTGCTCTATCGCGGCGAAAAATCGCCGGCGCCTTTCTCGCCCGATACGCGGACCACGCCGCCGCACGATTTGACCGACAAGTCGGTCGCAGACGATTATCCGCGTGGGCCCGGCAGCGACTTGCTGTCAGAACTGATGAGCCGCAGCGTCGAAATCTTCGCCGATCATCCGGTCAACCAAAAACGAATCGCCGCCGGCAAACCGCCGGCGACCAACGTTTGGCTGTGGGGCATCGGCAAGCGTCCTGCGTTAAAATCATTCCAAGAGGTCTATGGTCGTAGCGGCAAGATGATCACCGCGGTCGACTTGCTGCGCGGTCTGGCCGCGCTAGTCGGCTGGGATCGCATCGAAGTTCCCGGCGCGACCGGCTATACCGACACCGACTACGCCGCCAAAGGGAAGTACGCGATCGACGCGCTGCCGACGACCGACATCATCTGCGTCCATGTCGAAGCGCCCGACGAAGCTTCGCACGAAGGGGACGCCGCCGCCAAGATCAAGGCGCTCGAAGAAATTGATCGCCACATTGTCGGTCCGCTTCACGAAGCGCTGAAAAAGCAGGGCGACTATCGCATCCTGGTCACTCCCGATCACCCTACGCCGGTGCGCACCAAGACGCACAGTCACGGCTTTGTGCCGTTGACGATTTGTGGAACTGGCGTCTCCACCGACGAATACTCGACGTATGACGAGGAAAACGCCGGACGATCGGCGCTATCGTTTGATGATGGCTGGCGCATGATGCGCCACTTCCTCGACAGTTAA